One Papaver somniferum cultivar HN1 chromosome 10, ASM357369v1, whole genome shotgun sequence genomic window carries:
- the LOC113319472 gene encoding uncharacterized protein LOC113319472 isoform X1, translated as MVALQELVKESNSRTNRYAKWVTATLATVSGVTVIELIPGDVMKYPYNVFAGNPKEDEEASEEMDTKSESKSNGAAGNIGGPKISPKPAETKSDCASGNIGGPTMTSTPTESKSDARSMKSAQVAPKPAASKSDG; from the exons ATGGTAGCTCTTCAAGAGCTCGTTAAGGAATCCAACTCTCGTACGAACAGATATGCCAAGTGGGTTACGGCTACTTTGGCTACAGTCTCCGGAGTCACAGTAATCGAGTTGATTCCAGGTGATGTGATGAAATATCCGTACAATGTTTTTGCTGGTAATCCTAAG GAAGATGAGGAAGCATCCGAGGAGATGGATACTAAATCTGAAAGTAAATCAAATG GTGCAGCAGGAAACATTGGAGGTCCAAAGATAAGTCCAAAGCCTGCAGAAACTAAATCAGATT GTGCATCAGGAAACATCGGAGGTCCAACGATGACATCAACGCCTACAGAAAGTAAATCAGATG CAAGAAGCATGAAGAGTGCACAGGTGGCTCCAAAACCTGCAGCAAGTAAATCAGATGGTTGA
- the LOC113319472 gene encoding uncharacterized protein LOC113319472 isoform X2 yields the protein MVALQELVKESNSRTNRYAKWVTATLATVSGVTVIELIPGDVMKYPYNVFAGNPKEDEEASEEMDTKSESKSNGAAGNIGGPKISPKPAETKSDSRSMKSAQVAPKPAASKSDG from the exons ATGGTAGCTCTTCAAGAGCTCGTTAAGGAATCCAACTCTCGTACGAACAGATATGCCAAGTGGGTTACGGCTACTTTGGCTACAGTCTCCGGAGTCACAGTAATCGAGTTGATTCCAGGTGATGTGATGAAATATCCGTACAATGTTTTTGCTGGTAATCCTAAG GAAGATGAGGAAGCATCCGAGGAGATGGATACTAAATCTGAAAGTAAATCAAATG GTGCAGCAGGAAACATTGGAGGTCCAAAGATAAGTCCAAAGCCTGCAGAAACTAAATCAGATT CAAGAAGCATGAAGAGTGCACAGGTGGCTCCAAAACCTGCAGCAAGTAAATCAGATGGTTGA